aggtcaaatgtcaaattgaagattgtccagagcatttttgcttcatgcatggtaggattttgatgtaacttggcatgaatgttcacctttatgagacggagtgtcttgcgcaaaaaccaggcccctaggtcaaaggtcaaggtcacacatagaggccaaacgtcagatacaagaatgacattgtctagagcatgtcttcttcatgcataagggaattttgatgtaattggcacatatgttcaacaccatgaggcaatcttgtttttagaattacttaattccctttgttttactttaaatagcttatattgtaaatttcttatTACTGGCTgtggggaaaaattgagaccacttttctgtggtacaacatgcatgttaaatccatcttttctgtatattttgacctatctctacctggtatgGGGTTCTGTGCGGacttatatatttgtcaaataattacatatgaaaatacaggtgctagtgtaaatctGTTCTGacaaataaatgtttcttttatagaCAGCTGGCGAGCTCGACATTCTGCTcatgggcatgcagaatgtatttctagtttaatCCTTTTTGGAGTCATGAAGTTTtgtaagtttatatatataattaagttCCGCTTATCCCGGTGCTAGGTGGTATGAGGGGTGCTGCACGTCATGACTTAATCTGTAGCGGTGCGGATCAACGAATTGATTTTCTGGTTCTTTTACCGACTAAATGTTATGTTATTTCGAGGCCTGTTGTGTAAGTGATATAGTTCAAGATGTCAACGTAGGCGGTTCCGATACTCCAGCTTTCATATCATTTGGTATTGTTCCACCACTACTTAAATGTGGCGCCTGCTTTTAGTCCCTTACTAGTTGGACATCGGAGGGTTCTATAGAAATGCCCTCCGTACATCCGTTATTCTGTCCGTCTGCAAGTCTGGATCCTGCGATAACtcaaacaatattcaagccaggttcataaaacttggtatgtgaagaGAACGAAATATGTAGATTTTGCACTCGCATGCTCTctgtttgtaggtcaaaggtcagggttactactgaaggtcaagtaaaaattgttttcgccccataacttttatatgcattgatggataaTCTTAGTGGTACATGATGATACAATGTGTCAATGATCTAtacttgtcggttaaaggtcaagttcactgtTCAAGgttaagtaaaatttatttttgttccattattttttattgaGTTTAAGAGTTTTTTAGTACTACGCAGGaatattccccatgattagacAATCAATATATATCAACATGACCTATGTTtctcggtcaaaggtcaaggtcactgttgaaggtcaagtaaaattgtttatcACCGGTCATTATCAAGTTCGTCATTTGGCAATTTCTGTCATATGGACGCTCCATAACCTAAGATTCCCtatctaaatttcagttttatcTAGTTCTGTCCATTGTGTTTTGCCTTTCGGGCAAGTCCATTATTTTAACCAGGGACAATACGCCACATTTCTTGGGAGTTCTGCTCCAaccgggctagagggcgtggacggtaacatgCGTTTCCACTATGGTCCTTAAACATGCTCAGTCAAACCGAACCTGGAACTTCTTTATTTTTGTCGGTCGACCTTCCgatttttccactttttctgttctgtATATAGGGTATATATTTTTGGATGGGAGCAAAAGTTTAGGGTTACTAAGGGTAGGTTGCAACGCTGATATAATTAACCTACCAATAAAGTAGCTGACCGATCAAGTATTGGCCCAGGTAATAAGTAAATATGATTTGTCTTGCTACTCATTTTACACGGACATTACAAGCTGGGAACCAGTAAACCTTGTCACATGAAAAGTAACATCCTACATGACAACATAGCTGCCATTTTCGTAGTATACAAGTTTCAATTCTGAGAAAGTTAAATGTTCGTCCCCGTAGCTAAAGCCACCGAGTACTTTTAAGTCAAACTATTAATATATCATACGCTCGAGGCAGGTATAAATTATATTTCCATACATTTTACATCCAAGTACAAAAGTATTTTGTTAACATAATTCCAACCATTATTAAATTTgatcaataatttacttttacAGAAGTTGTTCAGACGTCCACCTTATACCGGACGTTATTGATAAACTTCTCAGCAAATCTGACGCTGGTAAAATAGACCAGAAGTTAGAAGAGATGAAGATGGTGATGaatgaaattaaatcaaatagGGAAGCGCTTATTGAAAGGTTGATCGAATCTAAATGAAAGGCTAAAAACGAGATACAGGATTTCGGAGAAGAGATGGAAACGCTTTTAAAATCTCTCAAGAAAGAAtctttaaaagaaattgaaaaacagTTCAGACAGAAGAAGCTACAATCAGAGGAGGAGAAAAAAGGAGCAGAAGATGAATTGGCCATTTTAAAACAAGCTGAGGAGGGTCTCGTGAAAGCAGAAGGGAACCGAGCCCAACAATTCGTTTCCCTGAAAAGTGCTCAGAATATAATTGCTCAAACCGAAGAGATGTCTCGCTCACTACGATCAACAAATGATGCAAATATATCATTCGCTCCTGATTCAGCTATACGTAATTTCTTATTAAACTGTAAGACGCTTGGATCAGTCAACCACGATGTTGCCACACGGATGCAACAAAGGAAAGCGTTGTATGCAATTATGGCAACTAGAGAatttaatatcaaaatgcaaaatgatGCGACATCCTGTTTAGTACATGGTTCATGTTTAACAGAAGACGGTGCCCTGCTTATGGCTGACTTCAGCAATAACTCACTGAAACGAGCAAACAATGTCACAAATCCAGTGCTGGATCATTGTAAGTTACCCGATCACCCTTACAGTGTATGCTGCGTAAGTAAGCACGAAGCGGCCGTCACTTTAAGAAACAACACTATTCAATTTGTCTCCCTTGTCGGTCAGATGACGCCTACACGTCAGATAAAGCTGGACCATAATTGCTTTGGTGTCGCTTACAAGAGAGATAGATTATATATAACTGATAACAATAAGGCACTCTATATATACGATATGACAGGAAACCTACTGCAGAAAAGTTCACAAAACATTTCCGGGAATAATCGGCATATTGTTTTCAGTGATACTGGAAGTGAAACGTTTGTAACATGCACGGATAAAGGCCTTGTAATTCTTGATGTGGATGCAAAACATACGAACACTTATACTGTTCCAGAGTTGTTAGTTACAACAGGAGCTTGTTCAGATGGACATGGTAACCTGTTTTTGTGTGGATACAGTTCAAGTAATGTTATCCAAATTGGACAAGATGGAAATAAAATTGGTGAAATAGTGAAACCATTAAATGGGCTGAAAAATCCTCAGTCATTGT
This is a stretch of genomic DNA from Mercenaria mercenaria strain notata chromosome 4, MADL_Memer_1, whole genome shotgun sequence. It encodes these proteins:
- the LOC123551322 gene encoding uncharacterized protein LOC123551322 isoform X3 gives rise to the protein METLLKSLKKESLKEIEKQFRQKKLQSEEEKKGAEDELAILKQAEEGLVKAEGNRAQQFVSLKSAQNIIAQTEEMSRSLRSTNDANISFAPDSAIRNFLLNCKTLGSVNHDVATRMQQRKALYAIMATREFNIKMQNDATSCLVHGSCLTEDGALLMADFSNNSLKRANNVTNPVLDHCKLPDHPYSVCCVSKHEAAVTLRNNTIQFVSLVGQMTPTRQIKLDHNCFGVAYKRDRLYITDNNKALYIYDMTGNLLQKSSQNISGNNRHIVFSDTGSETFVTCTDKGLVILDVDAKHTNTYTVPELLVTTGACSDGHGNLFLCGYSSSNVIQIGQDGNKIGEIVKPLNGLKNPQSLCFDHRTSTLVVTQSNSDIVKVFDLQ